The genomic region AAAAACATACTTTTAAATTTATACCATTTATCCCCTAAAAAACCCGGGGCGGAAAGAACTTGTATCATAGCGGCGGAAACATTATCTTTACCGTCTTTTTCATTAGATTTTTTTACAATGGCCTTGCAAATTTTTGTAATAGAAGTTTTGCCTGATTTAGAAATAAACTGCTTTATTTCCTCATCCGTAAGCCCTTTGTTAACGCCGTCAGAACATAAAAATAAAATATCCCCCGGAGCTATTTTAAACTGTAGAATATCAAACTCAACGTCTTTTTTAATGCCCATAGCGCGCGTAAGAACATTTTGCACTGCAGATTTTTCAGCCTGGTTTTTTGTTAAAATACCCCTTTTTACATGTTCCGCCGCCAAAGAATGGTCCGTAGTTACCTGTGAAAATGCCCCCGCCCTGTACAGATACACTCTGGTATCCCCTATATGAACTATATAAGCGTTATCTGAATCTATCAGCACACAGCTAAGCGTAGTGCCCATAGTTCTATACATTTGGTTATCCTGCGCCATTTTATAAACGGTATAGTTCGCATAGTCCGCCGCCATAAGCATTTTTCTTTCTATTTTAGAAAGATCCGGAAGAAAGTCTTTGGGAAGAGAAATTCTGTTCTCATTTATTTTGTTAAGAGTATCGACAAAAGAACTTATAGCCACATTGCTTGCAACTTCACCCGCGCTGTGCCCGCCCATACCGTCGGCCACTGCGGCGAAACCAAGGTCAGAAGAAATAAAAACCATATCTTCATTCTTCTCCCTTATTTTACCGATATCACTGTAAGCCGTCAGTTTTAATCTATATCTCATAGATTTAAATTATAAATCCTTTCTGGCTATGGTATGAACAACAAAATAAATATTACCCAAAAGCAGTATCAAAACCACTGCGTATTTAAAAATAAGTGATTCTTCATTATTCATCAACACTCTGGTAAAAGGCAACACGGCGTCATCTTTCCAAACTTCCCTTACCATGGCGCGTTTGCCTTTTGCCGTATAAATATCGACATATTTTTTAAACGGACTGTCTTTTTCCGCAGAGGCTTTTTTCGGGTCCTCCGAAGTTGCTTCGGCAGTGGATTCAACCATTTTAGCTATCCCCAAAAGACCTGAACCAAAATTTAAATCAAGCACAGGTTTACTGAATTGCAGAGCGGGTTTATCCTTAGCGGGAGTAATTTTGCTTATTTCTTTTGTTTCCATTAATATGTCAACATCAGAATAAACTTTGCCCGATATCATATAACCCCAAACAGCGGCTATACTCATAAAAAGTAAAATAGTGGGTAAAAGACTGTGGAAAATAAATGTTCTCGGTAAAACCACGGCTATGCAGGACACCGTTAAAAGAACCGCGGAATAGAAAATTAAAGAAACCACAGGATCTTCCGAAGGCGGAACGTTAAGATCTACAAAAGTTTTACAAAATAATATAGTAAGCAAAACAGCCATTGCGCAAAGTACGCGCATGGGAAAAGAGGGCGTTTTGCTCATCATAATACCCCAGGCAAACACACCCGTTATAACCATGTATATCAAAGTATAGTCTTGAAAAGACATATTTTCCAACCCGTGGGAAAAAGCCTGCCCGAATCCGGCGGGAACGTTAAAAAAACCTGCCAGATATGCAAAACCTAAAGCAGCTATCAAAGAAAGCGTATGCCTTGCGTATGCTTTTAAACAAAGCATTATAAACATCATTATAAATACGGCAAGCGTAAGCACCGTTATTGAAGGATTGGCGGTAAAAGCGTCCATGCTGGCAAAAAATTTAAAAGAACCAAAAAATGTCGCGCTTTCACCCTCCGCTAAAACAGAAGCCGCCGCTTTACCGAAGTTATAAAGCACGTAAGATGAAAACATTGAAATAATAAAAAACACAGGAATATGAAATAAAACTTTAGCAAACGCTTTTGGAAGTTTGCTGGTGGAACGTTTTAAACTGCGGGCTTCTTTTTCCAATTTTTTTCTTGTTACTGAAGGATCCTCTAAGAAGGCAAGGTCCGCCGCGGCCTTGGTTTCCGGTATCGGCGCCGGAGGCGCTTTGGAAGCTTTGCCGCCTGCTCCTATAATTGGCATTCTGGGACCGGTTGATGTAATAGTATCGGGCTTAAGTTTTTTTATGTTGCTTTGGGCAAACCTTTTAAGCCTTATACTTTCAGTATTGCTGCGTATATTTTCTGGACGCACCTTTAAAGGCACTTCCGAACGGATATCTAAAACAGCGTCCGCCCCTCTTTTTATTTTAAATTGCTCTTCTTCACGCATTTTCATTATATGGTCAAGCGTTTCCTGCGCGCTCTGAAACCTGTCATTAGGTTTTTTGGCCATAAGCTTTTGCACCGTAAGAGAAAGCCATGCCGGAATATCCGACCTTATGTCGCCCGGGCTGGGAATAGGGTCATTAATATGTTTTTGAATAATATCAATTGAGTTTTTGCCCTTATACGGAAACTGACCCGTTAACATAAAAAACAAAGTAGCGCCTGCGGAATACAAATCCGCACGGACGTCAATTTCCCCGCCTAAAGCCTGCTCAGGTGAAATAAAATAAGCCGTACCCGCCATTTCCGTTGTTTTAGTGGCGGTTTTATCTTTTTCAATTTTTTTGGCTATACCGAAGTCAACGATTTTAGCTTCAAGCTTTTCGTTAATTAAAATGTTAGATGGTTTTATATCACGGTGAATAATGCCTTTTTCATGCGCTACCGATAAGCCTTTAAGCACGCCTTGGAAAATATTAAGAACAAAACCTATCGGCAAATTGGGCCTTCTGCGGACTATATTTGAAACCGTGTCGCCGGAAATAAAAGACATTACTATAAAGTAAAGTCCTTTTTCACGGCCTACGTTATATACGTTAACAATGTTGGGGTGGTCAAGCTCGGCGATAGCACGGGCTTCTGTCATAAAAAGCTCAACGGCCTTTTCATCTTCCGCTAAAGAAGGACTTAAAATTTTAACACAGACAATTCTTTCCAAAGCTTTGTGTTTAGCTTTATAAACGGCGCCCATGCCGCCCTGCGCTATTTTTTCTAAAATTTCACAGCCGGAAATATCCTGCCCGATTAAAGTGTCTTCTTTTTTTGTCTCTTCAGCCATATTACCCCGCAATTTGACATGTATATCAAGTATAGAAATGTTTATTATTAATTATACTATGTTAGCAAGCGTTTTACCGCTGTAATTTATTTTACAAATCTTTATTATTATGCGTTAAGCGGCTAATAAAACATGAGCCGAAAGGCCCAAAATCTTATAGGCCTTTAGACCCACATTATTAAAAATAATGCTAAAGCTATAAAAAATGATATAATGAATTAACCAATTTTAAGGAAGTTAAATTAGAGGTTATAATAAAATGAAAGAAAAAATTCATCCCAAATATGAACAAGTGGAAGTTGTTTGTGCCTGCGGCGCAAAATTTATGACACGCTCCACAATGAAAACAATTAAACTTGACATTTGCTCAGAATGCCACCCGTTTTTCACAGGCAAACAAAAAATGTTAGACACCGAAGGAAGAGTTGATAAATTTAACAAAAAATTTGCGAAAACAGACGGTAAAATTGTTTCAAGAAAACCAAAAACCGAAGTCAAAGCAAAATCCAAAGTTAAACCTGTGGTTAAAATTAAAAAAATAGTTGTAGCGGGCGATGAAAAGAAAGCAGCACCCGTTAAAAAAGCTAAAAAAGAAGCCGCTAAATAACTTTTTTACAATACCCCCCCGGGGATAATCCCCGGGGGGGTTTTATTTTTAAACCGCCGCTTTAGCCGGGTAAACATAAAATACATAATTTTTAAAACACAAAAACGCGCAAGCCCATTATTACGCAGCGACATTATCTGTTAACTCAGGTTAATTAAATTGACAACTCTAATAAACTATTTTATTTCATATCAAAATTGATCTTTACTTAACAATAAATACCCCCGCCTTCTCCGCGGTTACGCGCGGGAAATAGCACCAGGTTATTTATATTCCTTTTTTAAAACAACGGATTTTACTTTTAAAATATAAAAAACCGCCAATACAAAATTGGCGGTTTTTATTTCAGTTTAAGCTAAAATTAGAATCTTATCAGCATGCCGCCTTGCGCTTTATAAACATTATCTATTGAATGTTCATGGAAGCCGCCTACAGCTACATGAAGTTCAACGTTAGGGTTCATATTGTATTTCGCCATAGCGTTCGCTTCATAGGAGGTTGAGTCTTTAATATTTCTGTCATTAAAAGCAAAACCGTCTATCGAGAATACAAATTTATCTAAAGCCGCGAATTTCATGTCAACGCCTAAGTTGCCCACAAAAATATCTTCAAAGAAGAAATCCTGTGTCATTATAGCATTGTTATTAATTTCCTGGCCTACAATAATACCAGGTCTGTAGTTACCGTATGATCTGAAGTTTTCAGCACGAACGATTGTGCCTCTGGGCGTAAACGCGCCGAGATCAACGGAAGCATCAATTTTAAGTAAGCTGCCTTTATCATGATCAAAAGCATCTTCCCCGCCCACGTTTCTGGCATATTCCGCTGATAAGGTGAATATATCAGCGTTAAATGTGCCTTTCGCACCGTAAATGCCTAAATATTTTTCAGTAGTACCACTGCTAAAGCTAGAGCTATCGTCATTTCTGAAATTATAAAAGTAACCTTGGGCTTTAAAGTTATCATTTACGTTTGCTTTCACATCTAAACCGAGAAGGGTAGCGTCCAAATCCACAGCAGTATCTAATTCTTCAACTTTAGAGTAGATAAAGCCCCATGACACCATTTCACCCGCGTAGGAGATTACAGCCGCGTCAACTGACTTAGCCTGCCTGTAATCCAACTGTCTTGTATTGTAGTGATTAGGACCAAAATATATTATGGCGCTGTCTTCATCACCATAAAACTGGCGGCCTACTTTTGCCTCTAAGCAGCAAAAAAGGTTGCTTAAAACGACATTTGCTTCAATAAGATCAACTTCGTTAAGATAATCCTGAAGTGAGCGGCCTGTATGGTTTATACCCATATAACTACTGCCCGTGTTTTGGCCCCACATATTGTAGTATGCCATTGTTAAGTTAGCTTTAACATCTTCAGCCAGGTCAAAATTAAGACCGTAGAGAACTCTGAGTGTAATATTGCTGTATGAACCGCCGGGGCCCATAAATTCTCTGTTAACGGAATCGCCGATGACTTGTATCTCACCGGTTGATTTTAAGTTTTTAAGTATATCTGCTTTAGCAGGTACTACTAAAGCAAGGACCAGAAGTAATCCAAGTAATTTCTTCATTACTGTCTCCTTTAAGTTAAGTTTAACACTACACCCTTATTGTAGAAACTTTTACCAAAGAAAAGCAAGTCTTTTTGAGCAGATTTTCAGCGAAAAGACTTGACAGCAAGATATTAATTTATTAACTATGCTTTTTGCAATATTTACTTATTAGATATTAAAAGGTTTTATCTTCTAAAAAAACAAAATAAAATATTGTTTTTTAAAACTGAAAAGCTGATATTTTTTATATCAAAGTTTAACCATATAAAAAACCGCCAATACAAAATTGGCGGTTTTTATTTCAGTTTAAGCTAAAATTAGAATCTTATCAGCATGCCGCCTTGCGCTTTATAAACATTATCTATTGAATGTTCATGGAAGCCGCCTACAGCTACATGAAGTTCAACGTTAGGGTTCATATTGTATTTCGCCATAGCATTCGCTTCATAGGAGGTTGAGTCTTTAATATTTCTGTCATTAAAAGCAAAACCGTCTACCGAGAATACAAATTTATCTAAAGCCGCGAATTTCATGTCAACGCCTAAGTTGCCTACAAAAATATCTTCAAAGAAGAAATCCTGTGTCATTATAGCATTGTTATTAATTTCCTGGCCTACAATAATACCAGGTCTGTAGTTACCGTATGATCTGAAGTTTTCAGCACGAACGATTGTGCCTCTGGGCGTAAACGCGCCGAGATCAACGGAAGCATCAATTTTAAGTAAGCTGCCTTTATCATGATCAAAAGCATCTTCCCCGCCTACGTTTCTGGCGTATTCCGCTGATAAGGTGAATATATCAGCGTTAAATGTGCCTTTCGCGCCGTAAATGCCTAAATATTTTTCAGTAGTACCACTGCTAAAGCTAGAGCTATCGTCATTTCTGAAATTATAAAAGTAACCTTGGGCTTTAAAGTTATCATTTACGTTTGCTTTCACATCTAAACCGAGAATGGTAGCGTCCAAATTCGCAGCAGTATCTAATTCATTAACTTTAGAATAGATAAAGCCCCATGACACCATTTCACCCGCGTAGGAGATTACAGCCGCGTCAACTGACTTAGCCTGCCTGTAATCCAACTGTCTTGTATTGTAGTGATTAGGACCCAAATATATTATGGCGCTGTCTTCATCACCATAAAACTGGCGGCCTACCTTGGCTTCCAAACAGTCAAAAAGGTTGCTTAAAACGACATTTGCTTCAATAAGGTCAACTTCGTTAAGATAATCCTGAAGTGAGCGGCCTGTATGGTCTATACCCATATAACTACTGCCCGTGTTTTGGCCCCACATATTGTAGTATGCCATTGTTAAGTTAGCTTTAACATCTTCAGCCAGGTCAAAATTAAGACCATAGAGAACTCTGAGTGTAATATTGCTGTATGAACCGCCGGGGCCCATAAATTCTCTGTTAACGGAATTGCCGATGACTTGTATCTCACCGGTTGATTTTAAGTTTTTAAGTATATCTGCTTTAGCAGGTACTACTAAAGCAAGGACCAGAAGTAATCCAAGTAATTTCTTCATTACTGTCTCCTTTAAGTTAAGTTTAACA from Elusimicrobium minutum Pei191 harbors:
- a CDS encoding Stp1/IreP family PP2C-type Ser/Thr phosphatase, encoding MRYRLKLTAYSDIGKIREKNEDMVFISSDLGFAAVADGMGGHSAGEVASNVAISSFVDTLNKINENRISLPKDFLPDLSKIERKMLMAADYANYTVYKMAQDNQMYRTMGTTLSCVLIDSDNAYIVHIGDTRVYLYRAGAFSQVTTDHSLAAEHVKRGILTKNQAEKSAVQNVLTRAMGIKKDVEFDILQFKIAPGDILFLCSDGVNKGLTDEEIKQFISKSGKTSITKICKAIVKKSNEKDGKDNVSAAMIQVLSAPGFLGDKWYKFKSMFF
- a CDS encoding serine/threonine protein kinase — protein: MAEETKKEDTLIGQDISGCEILEKIAQGGMGAVYKAKHKALERIVCVKILSPSLAEDEKAVELFMTEARAIAELDHPNIVNVYNVGREKGLYFIVMSFISGDTVSNIVRRRPNLPIGFVLNIFQGVLKGLSVAHEKGIIHRDIKPSNILINEKLEAKIVDFGIAKKIEKDKTATKTTEMAGTAYFISPEQALGGEIDVRADLYSAGATLFFMLTGQFPYKGKNSIDIIQKHINDPIPSPGDIRSDIPAWLSLTVQKLMAKKPNDRFQSAQETLDHIMKMREEEQFKIKRGADAVLDIRSEVPLKVRPENIRSNTESIRLKRFAQSNIKKLKPDTITSTGPRMPIIGAGGKASKAPPAPIPETKAAADLAFLEDPSVTRKKLEKEARSLKRSTSKLPKAFAKVLFHIPVFFIISMFSSYVLYNFGKAAASVLAEGESATFFGSFKFFASMDAFTANPSITVLTLAVFIMMFIMLCLKAYARHTLSLIAALGFAYLAGFFNVPAGFGQAFSHGLENMSFQDYTLIYMVITGVFAWGIMMSKTPSFPMRVLCAMAVLLTILFCKTFVDLNVPPSEDPVVSLIFYSAVLLTVSCIAVVLPRTFIFHSLLPTILLFMSIAAVWGYMISGKVYSDVDILMETKEISKITPAKDKPALQFSKPVLDLNFGSGLLGIAKMVESTAEATSEDPKKASAEKDSPFKKYVDIYTAKGKRAMVREVWKDDAVLPFTRVLMNNEESLIFKYAVVLILLLGNIYFVVHTIARKDL
- the rpmE gene encoding 50S ribosomal protein L31; this translates as MKEKIHPKYEQVEVVCACGAKFMTRSTMKTIKLDICSECHPFFTGKQKMLDTEGRVDKFNKKFAKTDGKIVSRKPKTEVKAKSKVKPVVKIKKIVVAGDEKKAAPVKKAKKEAAK